CAAGCTCAGGGCAAGGTGCAGTGCTTCGGTATCCGGGAGGGGGCGCTCTTCATCGAGGCCGTCCCACACATGGACATCAGCCGCCGGATCACAGTGTTCCAGTACGAGCTGGTCAGCGACAGGCTGGGAGCAGAGGCACACTCACTGGGTGGTAAGATACATCTCTGTTATGATGCTTTTACAGTACAATATTAGTGGTAAACCTGTAGATAATTGTCTAAGTCACCATTATAAAGCTCTGCCGACTTCCTTTTGATTGATTCCCTCTAGGACTGGGTTCTTTGTGCTTTGTCCCATTTGTTGTGTGCTGTGCTCTAAATGCAGCCATCTGCTGGTGGAAACTTTTATTAAGTTGGACTCTAATAGTAGGAAACTCAACATAAGCTCCAGCACACCGCTAATACTGAAGCCAAAGTCCATTTCTCTGGTAGCATTGTCTgtacattttggttttgagaGAATATATTTCTTGTCAAAATCAAACACTTGCTATGAGTATCAAAACATCATGGTAACGTATTCATGGAACTTGTGTTTTTTAGgctaaaatgttcatattttacaACTATCCACACTTGATTTGACTTGGCTCTAAGctataattgttttttttgtgtgtgtagagggGCACAGCCAAACAGAGGGCCTCCATTGGAAAAACAGCCATCTATTTTCACGCTGCGTACCTGCCAAACCTGCAGTTTCAAGCTGCGTAACTGTGCAAgcaactgtgttttttttccacctaAAGCAAAATATAAGCAGTATCGAGCCCACATCTGTTTTACTGCTCTCTCTGGGTTCACATATCCACATCCTGCGTCATTATCTGGCACAGCGGGGAGAGGGTTAAATGTCGAGGAGTGCAGCATGGAGTTGTTTTGACCACATTAGTGTGCTCTGCTCAGCTCTGCAGTATAATCTGGTTCTGTGATGTGGCCTGAGATAGCACTGGGATGATTCACAAAGACAGTGGTCTCGTGTCATCTGAAGCCCGGACTGGTGGATTGATTGCTCCTTCGCTTCTtctcatcttcttttttttctgtctttttcctcttctctctgacCTGCTGTGCTGGGATTGAGTTCCTCACCGTCAAGCTGGAATGTATCTCCAACCAGATGTTGGGAGGAACTTCTAGCAGCATATAGGCTTATTTCCCCCCCACTCCTTTTCTTGCCGTCACTCCCTCTGCCTGCCTTTCAGCTCACTTAAAttattctcctttttcttcccctctctcacTGTTTCCTACCTCTTCTTTCTTGTCTATTTATCACTTTAGCATTTTCCTTTTCACTCCTCTCCCCTTCATAtatcttccctctctttttccttgGCTGTTTGAAGTGGTTTTCGTCTGTGCAGAGTGGTATTAGCCAGTTGTGCTCCATTACAGTGGAATGCATCAGGGCCCAGATGTTGAAGGGACAATCTATATTGTGCCCCCACCCTCCCTTTACCACTCGTCCCATCCCTCATTCCTCTCTGCTCCTGTGAAGTGGTTCTGATCAGAGTGGCGCTGCATGTGCATGGGCCAGAGAGAGATGCTGATTCGGCTCTCAGCCCATTCCTGTGGTTCTGTTTCATGTCTGACATGTAAGCCCTGCTCGGCTCTGCtgtggaggaaagaaaaaacacccTGGGCTTAGGCCTCGGCTCGCTGCTCTGTGTGATGCTAAGGCAGCACTCACTCTCACTTCAAAGGGCCTTTGCACTCTGCTCTGGGCGAGGTCGGCCGCTCTGAAGTCTCCCAGCTCTCCAGCTGTTCTTAAGCCTTCCGAGCTTGTGGCTGTTTGACCCCTGATCTCTCTAGTGTTGCGGCAGCGCCTCGTGTTGCTACACAAGATGACCTGAGACATGCTCACCCCTCACCTCGATACCCTCAACGTCAGACAAGCCAGCTAAAAATAAGCTCCAGCTCAGCTCCTAAAGATGACAGGGGGCACACATCTCTGATTTTGGATTTAATTCAGGGTAATGGTCTGCATATTTTCCCTAATGCATCATTTCAAAACTAGATTCATTTTTGTGCTCAGATTTATGACCAGATTATGTAAACTAGGCTGTTTTCCAGTGCACCGAATCCACCTGAGTTAACAGTTTTAATCATTCTTCCTCTAATTTTATGGATGGACACCCACTGCCGTCCCTCCCTCAGCCCACTGCTGACTCGACACCCCTCCCTCTGCCcccactcctcctctccccacCTGCCCCTGTGTCCCACTCTGCCGCTAATGAAAACCACAGCAGATCTAGGGCTATTAAAGGTGTTCTGGTCAGGCCAGCCGCAGGACCACCTGAGTTAACTAATCATTGACTTGACTGCTCTCATTTAGGGCCCTTTCTCTTGCTATAAAACACTGtggaggcaggcaggctgaGTTGCAGCTTGCCACCAGTCAAAGGTGAAATGTAGCCTGGGGtaggcttaaaaaaaaaaaaaaaaaaaaaaactaggtTGAGGCTATTtctcacttttttatttttaacaccCAATAATTTGCCCTCTAGTTGTGTCCCTTTATTGTTCTAGACATGATATGTTAACGTGGGAGTTTTTTTGGGTAACATGCTTCTTATCTGCCTCCTTTTTTGAAGtgattttcacttttaaaactCTACTTGATGTCATAGTTGAGACTCACTGTTTCAGTCCCAGCAGGCCTGCTGGAGTGCTAACAGAGCTCAGGTCAGAGATGTATCCTTTCCTCGTGCCTGTGCTCTCCTTATCCTTTTCATCTGGTACTTGTTTGTCATGGAGCGTCAAGGGGTTCCTCTTGTGGCGGGGAAGCTGACCGAACAGCCCCCACGAGCATTAAACACtcatcagcattttttttaataagcagTGATTAACTTTTTTTACCGTCAGCAGCATGCCCTGCTCTGTTTGGGGTTAAAACCCAGAAGTCATGACAGCTGAATCCTGCTCTGCCatctttgtaaataaataatcttcTGTGGGGATGGAAATTACTGTGACCCCAATTgggggtgtgtgtatgtgtgtggaacGCATACTCCTACATGGCTGGCCCAACCACagttgtatgtttgtgtaactGGCACTTAACTAGAAAGTTGTGGACCCGTCAACAAGATTTTTATCATGCAGCAAGACCGGGAGGACTAAAGAAATTGCGGacttttcctgtttctgtttgtagtgCTCTTCTAAAATTTTGGCTCCAAACTaatctgctctctctctttaattCCACTTAGCACCCTGTCAACCCTGCAGCGACACTGAGATGCTTCTAGCAGTCTGCACCAGCGACTTTGGTAAgtttaaaaatgctgtttggCTTCCTGCTGCTGTATGGTGTGCAAAAATGTCCAATGAAAACATTCTGTGAAGCATGAATTACAGCCATCACCAGTGTCTAAATCTTGTTTTCCTGCTTGGTGTTTTCAGTGGCACGGGGCAGCATTAAGAaggtggagcaggaggaggagcactCGTCTGTCACTGTGGAGATCAGCCGCCTCTACAGACAGAAGACCCAGGTCTTTGTATCTGGGGGTGTGAGGGTACGCCGCTGGACTGGCCACATCAAGATGCCCCCTCAGTGTGGGGTGAGGTCTGGTGAGGGTGAGTTCCTCTTCACGGGGACAGTGAGGTTTGGGGAAGCCTGGATGGGATGCGCCCCACGCTACAAAGACTTCCTGCGGTTGTATCATGAGGCACAGCAGCAGGGGACCAACCCCTGTCACGTGGACACTGCCTGAGCGTGTTACCTGCCCATGCTTGGACGTAGGAAAAGTCCTCACTGGGTGGGGAGAGCTGAACCAAGTGTTCATGCTAGAGAAAGAGACTGACAGACTGGCCCAGTGGCAGAGCCTCTCTCCTTTCCCGCTGTCTCGTGACTCTTTGGAGACAAAGAATGGAGCTCCTGAATGTTGCCAAGCAGCATGCTGGATGGACTCTGTACTCAAAGTTGAGCGTGATGCATCGTGGAATGTGTTCTGACTGCCTTTCTCGCAGACGAGGAACTCCCAGGTTTTAAATGTAGCAAACCCCatttggttttttttatgtgtataaaatgtgaaTGAACATTGTATATTTGGAAGCTCTGCGTGCTTTGTAAAAAGCTTGATGTACAGTTCTGAAGTTATTTCTTatgacagaaatgtaaaaagtgaaagcctctttatttttattttgtttaaaaaattatttgcaaTTTAATGCCTGAaatcatgttgtgttttttttttcaggctgttcaattgtgtaaaaaaacaaaacaaaaaaaaaacaaccaaaaaaagcGGAATATGTTTTTTTGCCCTTGAGAATAAAAGCTTTTATTCCCTGGAACATGTCTGTGGTGTTtagatgtaaaataaataattgacaaaATCTTCAGTGGGCTAATTCTAACTTTAGCAGACGATTGTTTTTGGACAGTGTGTATAATAGACAAGGGATTATATATAGAGCTGAACTGATTAGTCAATCCACAAAACATTTATCAGCAgctattttgttaatttattaatttaagccattttttcaagcaaaaaaggcaaacatttcCTATTTGCAGCCTCTCTAATGAgtatttgctacttttctctgttttattgtgaactaaatatttttgggttttggactgttgatcggaCATAacgacatttgaagacatctcCTTGGGATGTGGGGAACTGTGATGGGCATGACATTTTAGTCCAAACAAtcaatgaatttaaaaaataatcattagttgcagccctaattatatTAAAGCTAATTTATTTTGACATGCTAACACTATAAACCCAAACTTAGTATTTTACATCTGGGTGTAAATGGACATTTCAGATCAGATATAATATTTCACAGTGCTGTTAATGGgttctttttttccatgttCTCTGttggaataaaaacacactcataTGATGTGCATTAGCCTCCTCTCAAAGGTTCACCTCAGCCTTGAGCTGGGACCGTCTGCCAGGGGTACAGAGAGATTGATATCAGAGAGTTGGGGTGGATTCCTCTGCGTTGGTTCCTGTGGTGATGGGGGTGGCCGTGTGTCAAGGTCAATGTGAAAGGCTTCTTTGTTCCAGCGCAGCAGCCTGGTATGAGAGAGAGGACTGAAGACAGACCTGAATACAGCCCTGTGACTGGGCATGCAGCAGAAAGCAGCACTCTCTAACCACACTCCAAATTTTGATTGGCATGTACAGCTTCTGCTCAGGCTCCCTGTTTAAATGAAggctttttcattttcatcacctcaaataaaacacaaggaaCGAATCAGATTATTGGAGCTCTTAGCTGTGCTCTCAGATGATGCAGCCTGCGAGCCAGGCCTGTTAAGATGACATCCAGTTCATGGCCAAGGCTCTTTTTGTCTGCCTTTTCAGTTAAACGGAAATGCACCTAGAATGTCTTTCAGTAAGTTGCCCCACATAGACAATTGCTTTTCCAGACAGCACTGTGTATTGAATTAAATGTCTGAATTCCAGCTGAAAGCCAGCGGTCCCGGAATTGCTCATTGGGAAATGCAAACAGAGTTTCCATGGTAACGATGCCTTACTGTGAACCTTCTCGTTCTGGCTTTAAGACCAGGAgccgaggaggaagaggagggtcaGCGGGCATTACTTGGCTGTTGGATTCTTCGCTGGTCCAGCTGTCCTGGTTGTCAgacctccttctctcctccctctcagcGGCTGGTAACAGATGCATAAAGTATTCATGTGATTCCACTGCAACATAATCAATATCTGCATCACAGTCCAAAGTGTTGATGGTCTGCTCTGTCCTCCATCTAATCCAGTGCATCCGAGCTGGAcgcactttatttttttgtgaggATTCTTTCAGTAGCACTGATTGTCAATAGAGGCAGCAAGGATTTTCTTTCAGTTGCAATGAGTCAATCAACAGAACATGAAttgtcaactattttgataatcaattaatcatataagtaatttttcaagcaaaaatgccaaacatccaatggttccagcttctcaaatgggaaAATTTGCTTCTTACAATATAGTCAattgaaaatctttgggtttttagactgttggttacacaaaaaaagacatttgatgacatctGCTTGAGCTGTAGAAAACGTTtttcatagaccaaacgataaatcaattaaaagaaaataattggcagaagAATAGATAATGAAATTAATCGTTAGTCGCAGGCTTAAATCAATCATGTGCACATCATGCCATAGTGCTATAAACCTGTGCTTGTTGATAAGATAAGCCACATGATAAATCTCCATCGGAAAGATAACATTGACTTACTACCTATTAAAAGGTGTCTGTATCCCTGCCACAATTATCTGTAGGTCATTTGTGTACTGGCTATTGTCACTAATACTGCACTTTCTTTCTGGGTTTAACTTGCTTGACAAGCAGGCCATGGGCAAAACatatccaaaaaaaaaaaaataaaatagaatagaattttCTAATTTCATCAGATTTTCTTCCAAAGGATTTGGTTATAGTGTCACTGGGTGTAGCTCATTCAATTAATCTGACAGTTTGCAACTTCATGGGCGAGGTCAGATTTAGCTGCTTTACCAGCTGAGAAGGACTGGTCTAAACCAGACATGAATATGTGGACTCTTTGTGTTGTCAGTGTGATTCAGTCAGAAGTCACTGCATGGTCAGCTTGTGGGTGGAATTAataaggagaaagaaaaaaacaacactccTGTTGAAAATGGCAAAGTGCACAGTCATTTGGTAGAAAGAAAGAGCAGTGGAGTTAGAGAGCAGGAGGACcccagcagagagaagaggccTGTGAGCTCAGTGTATTGGCTAATATTTTATGACTCTTTGGGAAGTGCTGGAATGTGGGGAATGTGTTGACTTCACACACACGCGTGCGCAACTTCCCCCAGCGCCGCTGACTTGATTAGCTGGAATCAATAGAGTCTCTGtggtttttttctgtgtgtgttagtgtgtatgGCCACACTGTGCGCGTGGCCCTAACCCcagcacacataaacacaccaccCAGCAGCGAGATAGCCACCACCCACATTGAGCCACAACTCACTCTGCAGCTGCAGTTGTAACACCTCCAATCTGACACAACACTGCTCGATATTTCTGTAATGCAGTCTTCACTTCAGCAGCTTCAGATAGTTTATGAAATATCAGGTTTAAAATCTGACTTTTTCATCCCAAGAATCATGTGGAATATTTTTCCAGTCCAGTTACACACTGGGAGAAAGACATGTACCTTTTCAACCAAAAAACatcaagactaagagtctatactcgccatgttagcagctctgtgaaggtCTACATCGATGCTTTAAGCTTAATGCAGAcatttgcatgctaacatgctgatgatttGCAGGTAATATTTACCTTAGTTTATCCTGttagcatacacacacagcaactcAAAGTATAGCTGGGGCTGAGGGGAACTTCAGTTTTTTAGGTAACTGATAATcaaccaaagtattgggcaaattcaaatgttgacctgatgatggggTAAGATGAACAGTCAGAAGATCAGAAGTTATTAGCATTCATCCCCATATGGACCTTGAATATTTGTACCAAAGTAAACGGCAATCCTTCCtacagtttttgagatattttagtttggatcaaagtggtggactgactgacagacaacattgccatccttatAGCCACgttgctagcgtggctaaaaatccATACTGTGCCTAAAATAGGCATTTTTGTATTTGAGTagttaaaaactaatttaatatgatttttagattttgattGAACATTAAATGCATGTACGTGATTCCCAATTTGAGCCAGATAGAGATGAATGCAATCAGAAAGCGAGGGTCAACAAGCCAGTAAGGCACCTCACAGAATGCTTATTAATCCCCAGTGGGTCATAAGTTTCCCAGTCATGAAATGCCTCGCAGCCGCCTCCCTCACCCTGCCTCTCCCACCGAAGTGGTATGGCAGGATTAAGGACTCGGGTGTTGGGTGTCACTGGCAAAAAAGTGATTGCGGGGTCACAGCATGGGCCTGCATGTCTAAATATCAGATATCAAAGGGGATCTGGGAATTGTGTGTGCCGACTGAGTAAATGGGTAGTGTCCGTAAAATAGACCAGGCACTGTCTTCATCAGATGGCTTGGAGATCAGGATTACTCAGTTTTGGCTGATGGTAGCCTGTCAAGACAACGCTCCACTCTATCTTTCAGTTGGCAGAGACTTTTGGGATCACATCCAgtcaaaaacatacagtagcaacAGCCAAAGTCTGTTGATGAAAACTACATATAGAGAGTCCATGCATGTAATAGAAAAACTCCACACTGCCATGCTTTATCATGTAAATTCCTCTTTCTTTGCTGATATCTGTATTATGACtaattatttctgtttgtgaatgGTGATTTGCTGCTGCAGTCTACTCCTACAAGACTGTCTGCTTCTTCCTTTTGTCCTACATCGTCCTCTTTTCTTAATGAGTGAATGTGTTCGGCTGCTGTCAGCTCACATGGCTCCCAGAGGTCGCTCAGCAAACACGCTAATGTCCTCCAGAGTGGGGGGTCGTGCTGCAAGGAGCTACTGGGAGCCCCCTCCAATGCTCAGCAGGCCAATAATGGAGCAGAATTTGGCTCCAAGGACATcaagcaaacacactgcaaatggCACTTTTATTTACTTGCCTTCATGTCCCCTCCCCCAACATCCTTCATTTACTGGGATCTGCGGTGCCATTTCCAGGAGCCCCATGGCAACAGTAGGCCTTGTCAACGGTGGGACAACTTTCTCATGATGTCACCATGCCATGGGGATTGGCGGTCAGAGATGAAACTCGCTCTTTCGTTCTATTTGGACTTTGGTATTAAAGCTTGACCTTGAACTGTGATAGTAAAGTCATGATTTTTTGAAGGGATCAGGTTTTGTGTGATCTCACAATGTTTGCGAGTTCCCATGTTGTTTCTAGTTTCTCTCCTTATCGCCATAGTAAAGGGCAGCAGCCCTAGACTccatcagatttttttcttttttttttggggctGTGTCTGACAGTTTCTGTAACCTTCAAAAAACTGACAATCCGTCATTCACACTCACTTCAAGCAGCgactggccaggtgtgtggaggtgagaaagtaagcatGGTTTGAACTTATCTCAcaaactctctttttttcacttttatggACCATAACAGAACTTTTCACTGATCACAATAACAAAAGCTTGTTCTGTCACTGTTGCTCTCTTGGATTAATCTTAGCTTTGAATGAGTGTGTTGTTGCCTGCTCTACACATCCTGTCACTCATCAAACCTTGCTCCTTGTTTGATTGTGATAATGCAATCTGCTCGGGCTCCTCTGCTCTCAGGCCTGTCAGACTCAGCAGATCTGCTGTTTGCACAGTTCAATGAGCATCAGTGGCTTTGCCTTGCTGGTGGACTCCTCCTTGGCAACCAGGCCAACccccctctgacctctgacctgggTTGTGGTCTTcgaatgagaagaaaaaaatggttCCTGTCTAAATTTAGCCATTAGAATCTGGAGGAGACAGGGGCGTGCCCTCTAGCCTCCAAAGGAAGCACATCTTTGGGCATTGTGGGGTGACAAAAATCATCAGCCAATGGCGGGACAAGTGCAGAGCAGAGCATGATGGATTGTGTAATTGAACATGTGACGTTTGATGGATGTCTAAATGAGGAGCGTAATAGGTTGCATGATGGATAGGTAGGAAGCAAACACTTAGATTTTCACACAGGACCGGATGTGAGCTGTTTGCTTTTGGGACAGAGAATGATGGATCGATTTTTGAGGGAGGAGGGCTCTGTAAAAATGAGGGAATGGATGCATCATACTGCTGTTTAGTTTttagataacttctgtttttattgtcaactGGATGGTTTCATGCATAAAATTTAAAGCCATGAGCAGAAACTATCATGATCcaaatcaaatatttacaaattacaaatgttattttcaacGAGGTAGACACTGGTTAGACACTGTAAGTATACAACACAGGTTATAATCTCCCTTTATGTGAAAAATGGACATAATCACACCAAAGGCACACCTATTCAGACTACAACAGACATCCATGCGTTTGCACCAGTGAAGGAATGTGGCAGATATGTCTTAGATTAAACTGTTTTTTAACCTGTATCAAATAAGACGCATTTAATTAAAGTCATCTCTATTTTAAATTTGcaatttgaaataaattaaaatacatacagCATATTTAGGGATTGGCGTGAATACCTTTTTCATAATCATCAAATTAACATAATTATGGTTTGTTTTGTGGGTGATCTTTGCTATACAAAATCTGTTAAATCACTTGAGCGTGCCTCTTCAACATTGTGAGCACATGTTAAAATGGAAATCCAACCCAACAACAGCGCTGCCTAATTCAGGATAGCATCAGAGGAATTTAGGGCCTGTCACACACCAACTCACATGTAGCACAGCTCAGCACACATACCCCAATGTCAAACATGGATGAAACAGAATTTTTActcatttaatttctctctgcACAATCCTCACAATAAGATATTCTGCTGAATTCTAGATTCTGGGTTTAGACAGCAGTGCAGggatttcattaaaaatcaTTACTGGTTGTAAAACCAGCGTGCTGAGTTCTGAGTTACGGCAACAGTTATCAAGTGGACAAGTGTTGGCAACAGCTGAACGGTCAGCTGGGAAAAGAATGGCTGAGCCCAGGGAAAGTAGAGCTGTAtggggtcacacacacacacacacacacagttttgtgcGCATGCATGTAGCTGTTTCACATAGTAGCACAGGTGACAGTCAGTGACCCTTGGTCAGAGTTCAGGACCCTGTTATGTTGCTAGGGACCTGCCTGCTCTCcatggggtcaaaggtcaaccaGACTGATTAACATTGAGGATGTAAAGACTGAAGTACAATCTTGCTGTGGAGCTTGTAAGAATGGAGACTTGgcaaagacaagacagaaagaaaatgagaccTCAAACATGAGAAATCAATTAAATATAAAGAATTTTTATTTCAGACTCTTAGACTCGCAGCCTGTTTCAATTCTTTGCTCTATttgttgcagtgttttttttttttaaatctcactcTCAAGTTGCTTCTTGACAAAGCTGTTGTGGAGCTGTGTGCTCATGTTGCACCACAGTCACGTCAGGTTTACCCAGTTACAGACTGAAGTGCAACTGGGTCTTCGCTGGTATGGCATAATGCGTAGATTGTGGGAGGATTATCACCGCTCTACTGTGGAATGCATAACATGTCTGAAGGGggaaatcagagagagagagagtggcaaTGAGGGCACAGGAGCCTCACAGTGTGCTGACGATGACATTTTGTTAAAgaagttttaaatatttcatgtcTCCACTCCCGCTGCCACGATTCCAGCAAATGTTAAATTACATTATGGTATGTAGATATGTACATAACAAATCTGATCAATGTTATTGAACTATGTAGCTAGTCTTTATGTAGCTGACAAAGTGTGTAGTCATTCAAACTGGAGGCACTTCACCAAtgttacacatcaaagtcagtttactcatcatgacGACCACTACTCAGCCTGTAGAGACAGTTGTGTCATGTCTCCTGTGGCTCTGGATGACCGTTGCCATGGCTGaagaaataaccctgatgatgtcaccagaGTTATCTAGGTTTAGGCTTGGAgattgtacattttaaacacaaactGGGGATGTGAAGACACGGCCATTTAGCATGCAAAGAGGGTGTGATGAAAGATGCTGTCAAGTTGCATTACGGAAACTGTaagatccagtgttttttggagcttgacctaGCCTGACATCGCCAGACCAATTCACAAATGTGAAATAtgcatctgccagagcaaataaaacatgagctcgCAGATTCATCTGGTTCCCAGGACCCATATTAGAGAGTGAAAGTCAGTATATCTCAACGTCTGCTGTTTTGATTTaaccattatttattttttaaaagctttttctaGCAAGTTGCCTAAATTTGTGCAATACTAAACcaccatttttttcaaataggcctaatttaaattgaattcaaTACACATATGCATCTTAGCCTCAATTGTTGAGTTCCATTAAGCTGTTTTCCTTCAATATTTAGGCAATAGAGGTAAGTAATTTTGGCATTTGTCCTTAAACACCATTAGATTGCATTATAGGAGTTTTGCAAGTATGAAACTTTTAAGGGAAAATATTACTTTACTGCATCCATCTGATAAATAATGTGtcgctgataaaaaaaatatgacctCTTAGGCTATTTTGCCTTAAAAGATAAAAGTGAACACCTACAAATTAACCTTTTAGTTTTTATACTGTCTAGAATCtgaatttgttaatttttttcactttgaaaaacagtaaaatgcaaacTCCTCAGAGAAACACAAGGTTCACAGATCTGTCTTAATACGACAGATGCTGCCCCCCACAGGACGAAAGGCTCTTGCAGCAGCTTGATGCATCTTGCCTCTGCTGTTTACGGTGGATCCTGAGACAATGACGTTGGGGCCGGAGTACATTCCTCCACTTATCACCATCACGTCTGCACCGATGGACAGAGTTATGTGCAGTATTAGCCCACAAACCAAAGCCATAATAACAGTGCAGTGAGAGCACAGAAAGTAGGCTTTATGTTTAAGGTCTCTCTCCAATCCCAGAGACCTCTCGTATTTCCAGCCGTGGTGAAATGTAGATTAATGCTGTAGTCATAACAAAGCCTGAACAAGACTGACACTGCACAATAAGAGGGCTGGAGCTATGATCATGTGTACTGCAGACATGCTGTCCACACACTAATGGATGACTTGAATCTGTCTAATGTATCCAATACAATAAGGCATTAATTAAAGTGTGTGAGGCTGTGCGTACCTGCAGACATGAGTATATATACAAAGAGAAGAGCCTTTCTGCCATGCTGATGCAGAAAACTGACAGCTAAAAGTCGCTGTCCCAAAGACAACAGTGCCCCCACAAGGGAAGGAAACCAAACTCTTTCTGCTGAGAGTGATTTGGAGTGTGTACTTAAAAACTCATCAGTGTATCCACAAGAGTTAGATTTTCAGTGAGTGTTGGAAGATATTTCATACCAAATTTAGAAAGAAAACATAGTCCAACAGATCAAGTTCAGTTCATGACGCCTGGGAAGAAATCCAGTAATAAAATAACAGTTGTTTGCCTGTGAGGGGTCTATGAGGGTGTTTATAATGGGCCTGTGAACACTGACGACCTTTAGCACATTTTACTGATCACAGAAAGCAAGAAAGTTGTGCCATATTTTCAGGATTTACTTTCAGGAATCACTTAAGTTTAAttgagaagaaataaaacaaatacgtCATGTTTCATTTCCCCCCTCCATTCATTCAGTTCTTACAGTGGaacaacatttcagtcattttataaACCCCTGAATGGATGAAACAAGATTtttatacacatactgtacaggttTTCCTCAGTGGAAGATACATTATATAGAATATGGTCAGGGTGGTACGTTTACAGTTCA
This genomic interval from Siniperca chuatsi isolate FFG_IHB_CAS linkage group LG21, ASM2008510v1, whole genome shotgun sequence contains the following:
- the metrnla gene encoding meteorin-like protein — encoded protein: MLTPMLTSLLPLLLLCRISFCQYSSDQCSWKGSGLTHEGHARDVEQVYLRCSQGSLEWLYPTGAIIVNLRPNTVSPAAARLSVCIKPSADSSGTNVYLDRNGKLRLLLREQDQAQGKVQCFGIREGALFIEAVPHMDISRRITVFQYELVSDRLGAEAHSLGAPCQPCSDTEMLLAVCTSDFVARGSIKKVEQEEEHSSVTVEISRLYRQKTQVFVSGGVRVRRWTGHIKMPPQCGVRSGEGEFLFTGTVRFGEAWMGCAPRYKDFLRLYHEAQQQGTNPCHVDTA